One window of the Candidatus Eisenbacteria bacterium genome contains the following:
- a CDS encoding glycosyltransferase yields the protein MWSFTTPIPPVLGDCLLAVYLVVWVIFAVYGLHRIHLIRLFRRRDRAARPPADPESWPSVTVQLPVYNERYVVHRLIEAAGAIDYPRDRLEIQVLDDSTDLSREIAAHKVAELRALGTDVVHLTRDDRQGFKAGALQRGLERAKGEFLAIFDADFVPPRSILREMVPYFSDPAVGMVQSRWQHLNQDYSILAQAQAISLDGHFVIEHAARMSGRRFFNFNGTAGVLRKACVVDAGGWQSDTLTEDLDLSYRAQLRGWRFVFAPHVLCPSELPVEMNAFKAQQHRWVKGSIQVARKLLPIVWRSRVTLGVKVEASFHLTYNVAYVFLLLLSLIVYPVVLARYRTGSTPYTIADSILFLIATSSVIFYFGYAQRESRPDWKRQLRYLPFVMSLGMGLSVTNTRAVLEALVGHKSPFHRTPKFRIERRGDPWRGKRYRSPLDGWALLEIALGLYFVWTMLSLAHAKVYAPLPFFLLYLFGFLYVGVLSLVHARARS from the coding sequence ATGTGGTCCTTCACGACGCCCATCCCCCCTGTGCTCGGCGATTGTCTCCTCGCGGTTTATCTTGTCGTGTGGGTGATTTTCGCGGTCTACGGCCTTCATCGGATCCACCTGATCCGCCTTTTCCGGCGCCGGGACCGGGCGGCAAGGCCTCCCGCGGATCCGGAATCATGGCCCTCCGTCACGGTCCAGCTTCCGGTCTACAACGAGCGATACGTCGTGCACAGGCTGATCGAGGCCGCGGGCGCGATCGATTACCCGCGCGATCGCCTCGAGATCCAGGTGCTGGATGATTCGACCGACCTGAGCCGCGAGATCGCGGCGCACAAGGTGGCGGAGCTGCGCGCGCTCGGGACCGATGTGGTGCACCTCACGCGCGACGATCGCCAAGGGTTCAAGGCCGGGGCGCTCCAGCGCGGCCTCGAGCGCGCCAAGGGCGAGTTCCTCGCGATCTTCGACGCGGACTTCGTTCCTCCCCGTTCGATCCTTCGCGAGATGGTTCCCTATTTCAGCGATCCCGCCGTGGGGATGGTGCAGTCCCGGTGGCAGCACCTGAATCAGGACTATTCGATTCTCGCCCAGGCCCAGGCGATCTCGCTGGACGGGCACTTCGTGATCGAGCACGCGGCGCGAATGAGCGGGCGACGCTTCTTCAACTTCAACGGGACCGCGGGCGTCTTGCGGAAGGCGTGTGTCGTGGACGCGGGCGGCTGGCAGTCGGACACGCTCACCGAGGACCTCGACCTGAGTTACCGGGCCCAGCTTCGGGGCTGGCGGTTCGTCTTTGCGCCACACGTGCTCTGCCCCTCGGAGCTGCCGGTCGAGATGAACGCGTTCAAGGCCCAGCAGCACCGATGGGTGAAGGGATCCATCCAGGTCGCGCGAAAGCTCCTTCCGATCGTCTGGCGCTCGCGCGTGACGCTCGGGGTCAAGGTGGAAGCTTCCTTTCACCTGACGTACAACGTGGCGTACGTCTTCCTGCTCCTCTTGTCGCTGATCGTCTATCCCGTCGTGCTGGCGCGCTATCGGACCGGGAGCACGCCGTACACGATCGCGGACTCGATCCTATTCTTGATCGCGACCAGCTCCGTGATTTTCTATTTCGGGTATGCGCAGCGGGAATCGAGACCGGACTGGAAGCGGCAGCTTCGATACCTGCCTTTCGTCATGTCGCTCGGGATGGGGCTTTCGGTCACGAACACGCGGGCCGTCCTCGAAGCCTTGGTGGGCCACAAGAGCCCGTTTCACCGCACGCCCAAGTTTCGGATCGAACGCCGGGGGGATCCCTGGCGCGGAAAACGCTACCGCTCGCCGCTCGACGGCTGGGCGCTTCTCGAGATTGCGCTGGGGCTCTATTTCGTGTGGACGATGTTGAGCCTCGCCCACGCGAAAGTGTACGCGCCGCTGCCGTTTTTCCTTCTCTACCTCTTTGGATTCCTCTACGTGGGAGTGCTCTCGCTCGTCCACGCGCGCGCGCGGTCCTGA
- a CDS encoding PAS domain-containing protein, with protein MGAFPPNHMKTGKSRSKAPSGGLAQAPSGQPSPLDIRRGYMVMTALAAGLAGLAVYGVAAHVTEQLRQEGRIRVAALAATIAAGIPAEEVRALRARQSEAGAEYEALRSRLVTARQANPDVRRAYALIPGKSAGPWRYALEAGTDPTRKVHAGDLYEGGGRREIAAALDGPTASRALSRDPRGSWLSGYAPIRDLKGRAIAIVGVDVGSGLALVSERRFRVETALAYALAFCGIAFTGFHRYQKRRLELERNRNIHVRLSIHRLAEAMTRAGVESDLARHALDAMAEGTGFAHWALFKRDRDKGTLALFATRGLNEQARLELTPDPIGPDSSSLASRAAFRREAVTGRSGDGSTRHAFAGEIADLGQDPNVCAVPVVEHDETTAVLQCFAPASRRFGAEDVTLIRWMAAQLGHGLKRIQLESRDQLLASYMRSTDEMLVGFDLDGEVTYANPAALRSLSDSRGSLHGRGINGLFLVSERPGAAPLLAVLRGAGGFSGELICCTEPGTKFPAEATVTKAVDREGNESAWVLVGRDISERREREHEIQTRTEQLELINEQLQHANDGLAEANRTKNEFLANTSHELRTPLNAVIGFATLIEQNVAQSEEERFSFARSIRESAEHLLVVINDILDLAKVEAGRLELALEAGDATPTILAAVETQRAVALRKGIRLEVETPAEPLQMQLDPARLRQVLLNLLGNAVKFTDKGEVRIKARRNASPAEIHIVVEDTGIGIAKRDQSRLFVKFSQVDGSYKRRHQ; from the coding sequence ATGGGGGCTTTTCCGCCAAACCATATGAAGACCGGGAAATCGAGATCGAAGGCGCCCTCGGGCGGCCTCGCGCAGGCCCCGTCGGGGCAGCCGAGCCCGCTGGACATCCGCCGGGGATACATGGTCATGACGGCGCTCGCCGCCGGCTTGGCCGGGCTCGCGGTCTATGGCGTCGCGGCGCACGTTACGGAGCAGCTTCGTCAGGAGGGGCGAATTAGGGTCGCGGCCCTGGCCGCGACGATCGCGGCGGGCATTCCCGCCGAAGAGGTCCGCGCGCTCAGAGCGCGCCAGTCCGAGGCGGGCGCGGAATACGAGGCCCTGCGTTCTCGTCTCGTCACGGCCCGTCAGGCCAATCCGGACGTGCGCCGCGCCTACGCCCTCATTCCAGGCAAATCGGCGGGCCCCTGGCGCTACGCGCTCGAGGCGGGCACCGATCCTACGCGAAAGGTCCACGCCGGCGACCTCTACGAAGGGGGCGGGCGACGGGAAATCGCGGCCGCGCTCGACGGTCCGACGGCGAGCCGGGCGCTCTCGCGCGATCCGCGCGGAAGCTGGCTCAGCGGGTACGCTCCGATCCGGGACCTCAAGGGGAGGGCGATCGCGATCGTCGGCGTGGACGTGGGCTCCGGGCTGGCGCTTGTGTCCGAGCGGCGATTCCGCGTGGAGACCGCGCTCGCCTATGCGCTCGCGTTCTGCGGGATCGCCTTCACGGGGTTTCACCGCTACCAGAAGCGGCGGCTCGAGCTGGAGCGGAACCGCAACATCCATGTCCGGCTGAGCATCCACCGGCTGGCCGAAGCGATGACCCGCGCGGGCGTGGAATCGGACCTGGCACGACACGCGCTCGACGCGATGGCCGAGGGCACAGGGTTTGCCCATTGGGCGCTCTTCAAGCGCGACCGGGACAAGGGGACGCTCGCCCTCTTCGCTACCCGAGGGCTGAACGAGCAGGCGCGTCTCGAGCTCACTCCGGACCCGATCGGCCCCGACTCCTCGTCCCTCGCGAGCCGCGCCGCGTTCCGCCGCGAGGCCGTGACGGGGAGGAGCGGCGACGGCTCCACGCGACACGCGTTCGCGGGGGAGATCGCCGACTTGGGCCAGGACCCCAACGTGTGCGCCGTGCCTGTGGTCGAGCACGACGAAACGACGGCCGTGCTCCAGTGCTTCGCTCCGGCTTCGCGCCGATTCGGCGCGGAGGACGTGACCCTCATCCGCTGGATGGCCGCCCAGCTCGGGCACGGTCTCAAGAGAATCCAGCTCGAATCGCGCGATCAGCTCCTCGCCTCCTACATGCGGAGCACCGACGAGATGCTGGTGGGATTCGATCTCGACGGGGAGGTCACCTACGCCAACCCGGCCGCCCTGCGCTCGCTCTCCGATTCCCGAGGGAGCCTTCACGGACGCGGGATCAACGGGCTGTTCCTGGTCTCGGAGAGACCGGGCGCGGCTCCCCTTCTCGCCGTCCTGCGCGGAGCGGGTGGCTTCTCGGGGGAGCTCATTTGCTGCACGGAGCCCGGGACCAAGTTCCCGGCGGAAGCCACCGTCACGAAAGCCGTCGATCGCGAGGGGAACGAAAGCGCCTGGGTCCTCGTCGGGCGGGATATCAGCGAGCGGCGCGAGCGGGAGCACGAGATTCAGACCCGGACCGAGCAGCTCGAGCTGATCAACGAGCAGCTCCAGCACGCGAACGACGGTCTGGCCGAAGCCAACCGGACGAAGAACGAGTTCCTCGCGAACACAAGCCACGAGCTCCGGACGCCCCTGAACGCCGTGATCGGATTCGCGACGTTGATCGAGCAGAACGTGGCCCAATCGGAGGAGGAGCGTTTCTCTTTCGCCCGCTCGATCCGGGAGAGCGCCGAGCACCTGCTCGTCGTCATCAATGACATCCTGGACCTGGCCAAGGTGGAAGCGGGACGGCTGGAACTCGCTCTGGAGGCTGGAGATGCGACCCCGACCATCCTGGCGGCGGTCGAGACACAGCGGGCCGTGGCTCTCCGGAAAGGGATCAGGCTCGAGGTCGAGACTCCGGCCGAACCCCTGCAGATGCAACTCGATCCGGCCCGGCTCCGTCAGGTGCTCCTAAACCTGCTTGGGAACGCGGTCAAGTTTACCGATAAAGGTGAAGTGAGGATCAAGGCGCGGCGAAACGCGAGCCCCGCCGAAATCCATATCGTGGTCGAGGACACGGGGATCGGGATCGCGAAACGCGACCAGTCCCGTCTCTTCGTGAAGTTCTCCCAGGTGGACGGTTCCTACAAGCGCCGCCACCAGTGA
- a CDS encoding response regulator, which yields MSQRILIVEDDPMNAKLFQLVLTRKGNYTIQITEDPSFVIREIQAGTVDLVIMDVSLSNSQLEGLPVDGLQITRRLKRDPTTRHVPVLLATAHAMKGSKEKFLKESGADDYISKPIVSADELLRRIETLISKRGHAVPPADR from the coding sequence ATGTCTCAACGAATCCTGATCGTCGAAGACGACCCGATGAACGCGAAGCTCTTCCAGCTCGTCCTGACGCGAAAGGGAAACTACACGATCCAGATCACCGAGGATCCGTCCTTCGTGATCCGGGAGATCCAGGCCGGCACCGTGGATCTCGTGATCATGGACGTGTCCCTTTCGAACAGTCAGCTCGAGGGATTGCCGGTGGACGGCTTGCAGATCACGCGGCGGCTGAAGAGAGACCCGACGACGCGCCACGTGCCGGTGCTCCTGGCCACGGCGCACGCCATGAAGGGCTCCAAGGAGAAATTCCTCAAGGAGTCCGGTGCGGACGATTACATCTCGAAGCCGATCGTGAGCGCGGACGAGCTGCTCCGCCGGATCGAAACGTTGATCTCCAAGAGGGGCCATGCCGTTCCACCTGCTGATCGTTGA
- a CDS encoding response regulator, with protein MPFHLLIVDDEAHSRKLLRMVLRQGDYAFTEAESGQEALEIMERQRVDLLVLDLMMPHQNGFDVIIAMRKSETLARIPFIVASASTAQDDIQRSLELGAIDYFTKPLSECDIRFQIPLKVRNAIALHQASEERLRIERMKAVSAMAVALNHEINNPLQVIQGNAQLLNVHPGLPPDARDKVARIRAATDTVAGLTQRIAALRDIVTVDYPAGNKGTVPMVNFEASAAAGKKP; from the coding sequence ATGCCGTTCCACCTGCTGATCGTTGACGACGAGGCGCACAGCCGGAAGCTCCTGAGGATGGTGCTACGCCAGGGGGACTACGCCTTCACGGAGGCGGAGAGCGGGCAGGAAGCGCTCGAGATCATGGAGCGTCAGAGGGTCGACCTCCTCGTTCTCGACCTCATGATGCCGCACCAGAACGGCTTCGACGTCATCATCGCCATGAGGAAGAGCGAGACGCTCGCGAGGATCCCCTTCATCGTGGCGAGCGCGTCGACCGCCCAGGACGATATCCAGCGGAGCCTGGAGCTGGGAGCGATCGATTACTTCACGAAGCCGCTATCCGAATGCGACATCCGGTTCCAGATCCCGCTCAAGGTGAGGAACGCGATCGCGCTCCATCAGGCTTCCGAGGAACGGTTGCGGATCGAGCGGATGAAGGCGGTCTCGGCCATGGCCGTGGCCTTGAATCATGAGATCAACAATCCTCTGCAAGTGATCCAGGGGAACGCCCAGCTCCTCAACGTTCACCCCGGACTGCCCCCCGACGCCCGCGACAAAGTGGCACGGATCCGCGCGGCCACCGACACGGTCGCCGGACTGACCCAGCGCATCGCGGCCCTTCGCGACATCGTGACGGTGGACTATCCCGCGGGGAACAAGGGCACCGTGCCGATGGTCAACTTCGAGGCTTCCGCCGCGGCGGGGAAGAAACCCTAG
- a CDS encoding class I SAM-dependent methyltransferase codes for MASLAERRLASLRAILMQSDEGIRAQFPEYFLTYYTYLRIIRNPPRIEHLFQKARDMYRYLEAESKDVLDLGAGFGLEALLVAMYGARRVVATEIDQDMVEVGRYLAERMDPPMTNFESKYGDGIAMQFPSASFDGVMANCVISHVRDLEGFLAEAHRLLRPGGVFFLSDENNSLYLPARPRRRRGWRQMEAEPNGPYFAARLALIEEHFPQITGNELLEAARLTRGLVGKEILSAVREYRESRLISARPAFLYRHPIDGQYPERELSPFWLMRKFREAGLKPELLPAFFSRKIENNPRQWVKDVLRFFCSLLPPLSVYVWPIMRLRGRKPVLTPSAGVS; via the coding sequence GTGGCGTCTCTGGCCGAGCGCCGTCTCGCCTCGCTGCGCGCGATTCTCATGCAGAGCGACGAGGGGATTCGCGCGCAGTTCCCCGAATACTTCCTGACGTACTACACGTACCTCCGCATTATACGGAATCCCCCCCGGATCGAGCATCTCTTCCAGAAGGCGCGCGACATGTACCGCTATCTCGAGGCGGAGAGCAAAGACGTCCTTGACCTGGGCGCGGGCTTCGGGCTCGAGGCGCTTCTCGTGGCGATGTACGGGGCGCGCCGTGTCGTCGCGACCGAAATCGATCAGGACATGGTCGAAGTGGGCCGGTACTTGGCCGAGCGCATGGATCCTCCGATGACGAACTTCGAATCGAAATATGGAGACGGCATCGCGATGCAATTCCCTTCGGCGAGCTTCGACGGGGTGATGGCGAACTGCGTCATCTCTCACGTGCGCGATCTGGAAGGATTTCTGGCCGAGGCGCACCGCCTGCTCCGGCCGGGAGGCGTCTTCTTCCTGAGCGATGAAAACAATTCCCTTTACCTGCCCGCGCGCCCCAGGCGCCGGCGGGGATGGCGCCAAATGGAAGCGGAACCCAACGGGCCCTACTTCGCCGCCCGTTTGGCGCTCATCGAAGAGCATTTTCCGCAAATCACGGGAAACGAGTTGCTCGAAGCGGCCCGGCTCACGCGGGGCTTGGTCGGGAAGGAGATTTTGAGCGCGGTCCGGGAATACCGGGAATCTCGCCTCATCAGCGCCCGTCCCGCCTTTCTCTACCGGCATCCGATCGATGGTCAATACCCCGAGCGGGAGCTGAGCCCCTTCTGGCTCATGCGGAAGTTTCGGGAGGCGGGGCTCAAGCCGGAGCTGCTTCCCGCCTTTTTTTCGAGGAAGATCGAGAACAATCCGCGCCAGTGGGTGAAGGACGTCCTTCGCTTCTTCTGCTCGCTCCTACCCCCTCTCTCCGTCTACGTCTGGCCGATCATGCGGCTTCGGGGGCGAAAACCCGTGTTGACACCCTCCGCCGGCGTCTCATAG
- a CDS encoding GAF domain-containing protein, which translates to MAQGVGRNLALPVKPRVGGTMTQRPDPSQPRDPSASEMPEIDPLERLSRGLTQWERELLAEPRSPSRSRVVSDLDRITHVLQAARSVTGTLDLNELLIRVVDAVIQVADADRGFLMLMHDDGKLHFEVARNKDESTLPSDEFNISWGIAEEAAHRRETVWVPDAVGSSLFQDRKSVRELSLRTVVALPILNSGRVLGVLYIDSHSITHEFTPDSITLLEGFGALCSVALENARMHEALKDSKSRLEIENQNLRRALKEDFRYGLLVGRSPKMLRVIELLEKVIPTQVSVLVQGETGTGKELIARAIHMNGPRRDKNFVAVNCGALPENLLESELFGYKKGAFTGAAEDRIGLFEAADGGTIFLDEVGEMPASLQVKLLRVLQDGHIRRVGDTISRKVDVRLVAATNRDLKGEVEGGRFRQDLFYRLNVVPIDVPPLRERGEDVLLLAQHFLDQFAKQQQRKLRGLTPEARELLLRHPWAGNVRELENAMARAVALADEGAALEPSLFGLGAPVTRRWDGQHTLRETLDAVEADTIREALRQCDQNVSRAARALGVSRQHLHNRMNSHGIRRSRVLNEPAG; encoded by the coding sequence ATGGCGCAAGGTGTAGGGCGCAACCTTGCCCTGCCGGTCAAACCAAGGGTGGGTGGAACGATGACGCAGCGTCCAGATCCGTCTCAGCCGAGGGATCCCAGCGCGTCCGAAATGCCCGAGATCGACCCTCTTGAGAGACTCAGCAGGGGCTTGACGCAGTGGGAACGCGAACTTCTCGCCGAACCAAGGTCTCCATCCCGATCACGTGTCGTATCCGATCTCGACCGCATCACGCACGTGCTGCAAGCGGCGCGCTCGGTCACGGGCACCCTCGATCTCAATGAGCTTCTGATCCGCGTCGTCGACGCCGTGATCCAAGTCGCGGATGCCGATCGCGGATTCCTGATGCTCATGCACGACGACGGAAAGCTCCACTTCGAAGTCGCGCGCAACAAAGACGAGAGCACCCTTCCTTCCGATGAATTCAATATCTCCTGGGGGATCGCCGAAGAGGCGGCCCACCGCCGCGAGACAGTGTGGGTTCCCGACGCCGTGGGCTCGTCGCTCTTTCAGGACCGAAAGAGCGTCCGCGAGCTCTCGCTCCGCACCGTGGTGGCGCTTCCCATCCTGAACTCCGGGCGCGTGCTCGGCGTGCTCTACATCGACTCCCATTCCATCACCCACGAGTTCACTCCCGACAGCATCACCCTTCTCGAGGGATTCGGGGCGCTCTGCTCGGTGGCGCTCGAAAACGCGAGGATGCACGAGGCGCTCAAGGATTCGAAGAGCCGCCTCGAAATCGAGAATCAAAACCTTCGCCGCGCGCTCAAGGAGGATTTCCGCTACGGACTCCTCGTCGGCCGGAGCCCCAAGATGCTCCGCGTCATCGAGCTGCTGGAGAAGGTCATCCCGACGCAGGTCTCCGTGCTGGTGCAGGGCGAGACCGGCACCGGAAAGGAGCTGATCGCGCGCGCGATCCATATGAACGGACCGCGTCGCGACAAGAATTTCGTCGCGGTGAACTGCGGGGCCCTCCCCGAGAATCTCCTCGAGAGCGAGCTGTTCGGCTACAAGAAGGGCGCCTTCACCGGCGCGGCGGAGGATCGGATCGGGCTCTTCGAGGCCGCGGACGGCGGCACGATCTTCCTCGACGAGGTCGGAGAGATGCCCGCCTCCTTACAGGTGAAGCTCCTTCGCGTCCTCCAAGACGGCCACATCCGCCGCGTCGGCGACACGATCTCGCGCAAGGTGGACGTGCGGCTGGTTGCGGCGACGAACCGCGACTTGAAGGGCGAAGTCGAGGGCGGACGCTTCCGCCAGGATCTCTTTTACAGACTGAACGTCGTGCCGATCGATGTTCCGCCCCTCCGGGAGCGCGGGGAGGACGTGCTCCTGCTCGCGCAGCATTTCCTCGACCAGTTCGCGAAGCAACAGCAGCGGAAGCTCCGCGGGCTTACCCCCGAGGCGCGGGAGCTATTGCTCCGGCACCCCTGGGCCGGGAACGTCCGGGAGCTGGAGAACGCCATGGCGCGCGCCGTGGCGCTCGCCGACGAGGGAGCGGCGCTCGAGCCGTCGCTCTTCGGACTCGGCGCTCCGGTGACACGGCGCTGGGACGGGCAGCACACCCTGCGTGAGACCCTGGACGCGGTCGAGGCCGATACGATCCGCGAGGCGTTGCGCCAATGCGACCAGAACGTGTCGCGGGCCGCGCGCGCGCTCGGCGTGAGCCGACAACACCTGCACAATCGGATGAACTCGCACGGCATCCGCCGCTCGCGGGTCTTGAACGAACCGGCCGGCTAG
- a CDS encoding undecaprenyl/decaprenyl-phosphate alpha-N-acetylglucosaminyl 1-phosphate transferase, with product MSPALPFLEIAPFAFFSALALTPLTRRLACATGYVDQPDPRKAHTNATPLLGGVAIALALVLAPILASVLGASVVAAPSMGLVAGALLALALGLIDDRRPLGPRWKLLGQLAAGACLIWWGTDVPALRQNPLSGLVALFGVLTLFNAINFLDNMDGILGALIPVTAGGFAALALIHDAPVHLALAWGLIGACAGFLVYNAPPARIFLGDAGSHLLGFALAALALQSLEKSLTWPHVASLLVIFAYPLFDVIFVVWDRVLGHRPFYVGSIDHTTHRLGKLFGRWGTIGVVTMVACLNTSLGVWIWGRSDPLSIVGVLCASALTYALFGTALRHIRPTGQFVT from the coding sequence TTGAGCCCCGCGCTCCCGTTTCTGGAAATCGCTCCCTTCGCGTTTTTCTCGGCCCTCGCGCTGACGCCCCTCACGCGGCGGCTCGCCTGCGCCACCGGCTACGTGGATCAACCCGACCCTCGCAAGGCCCACACCAACGCGACGCCTCTCCTGGGGGGGGTCGCGATCGCGCTTGCCCTGGTCCTCGCCCCGATCCTCGCGAGCGTCCTCGGCGCCTCGGTCGTTGCTGCGCCCTCGATGGGGCTTGTCGCGGGGGCTCTCCTTGCGCTCGCGCTCGGCTTGATCGACGACCGCCGGCCGCTCGGTCCGCGCTGGAAGCTCCTGGGTCAGCTCGCCGCGGGCGCATGCCTCATCTGGTGGGGAACCGACGTCCCGGCGCTCCGTCAGAATCCGCTCTCGGGTTTGGTCGCGCTCTTCGGCGTCCTGACCCTGTTCAACGCGATCAACTTTCTCGACAACATGGACGGAATTCTGGGAGCGCTCATCCCGGTCACGGCGGGCGGATTCGCGGCGCTGGCGCTCATACACGACGCGCCGGTTCACCTCGCGCTCGCATGGGGCCTCATCGGAGCCTGCGCCGGCTTTCTCGTCTACAACGCTCCCCCCGCGCGAATCTTCTTGGGGGATGCGGGAAGCCATCTGCTCGGATTTGCGCTCGCCGCGCTCGCGCTTCAGTCGCTCGAGAAATCGCTCACGTGGCCGCACGTCGCGTCGCTCCTCGTGATTTTCGCGTATCCGTTATTCGACGTAATTTTCGTCGTCTGGGATCGCGTCCTCGGCCACCGGCCCTTCTACGTAGGGAGTATCGATCACACGACACATCGCTTGGGGAAGCTCTTCGGACGCTGGGGGACGATCGGTGTCGTCACCATGGTCGCATGTCTCAACACATCCCTCGGCGTATGGATTTGGGGGCGTTCCGATCCTTTGTCAATCGTCGGTGTCTTATGTGCTTCCGCGCTCACCTACGCTCTATTCGGGACCGCACTGCGACACATACGTCCCACCGGCCAGTTCGTCACTTGA
- a CDS encoding glycosyltransferase family 2 protein yields MTPEPTRLPEASPPSEAVLSPPTVSVITPAHDAARFLDETIRSVAAQTFRDWEMIIVDDDSGDGTQAIVERWAASDPRIRLFLQSPRQGAGAARNRALEEARGRFVAFLDSDDVWRSEKLEVQVAFMRETGAVFSFAGYSIIDEQGKPVGRPVRAPERVDYRFLLRNTIIGCLTVMLDRVQLGPLRMPALPQHEDLSLWYDLLRRGAVARGIPRDLALYRMVRGSASRNRIRSALHMWKVYRDRERLSLPSALQCYAHYAWNAYWKGRI; encoded by the coding sequence GTGACCCCGGAACCGACGCGCCTCCCGGAGGCGTCCCCGCCCTCCGAGGCGGTCCTCTCCCCGCCGACGGTTTCCGTCATCACGCCCGCCCACGACGCGGCCCGTTTTCTCGACGAGACGATCCGCTCGGTGGCGGCGCAGACGTTCCGCGACTGGGAAATGATCATCGTGGACGACGACTCGGGTGACGGGACGCAGGCGATCGTGGAGCGCTGGGCGGCGTCCGATCCACGCATCCGGCTCTTCCTCCAGTCCCCCCGGCAGGGGGCCGGGGCGGCACGCAATCGCGCCCTGGAGGAGGCCCGCGGCCGCTTCGTGGCCTTCCTCGACAGCGATGACGTGTGGCGCTCCGAGAAGCTCGAGGTGCAGGTCGCTTTCATGCGGGAGACGGGAGCCGTCTTCAGCTTCGCCGGCTACTCCATCATCGACGAGCAAGGGAAGCCGGTGGGGCGGCCCGTGCGCGCGCCCGAGCGCGTCGACTACCGCTTCCTGCTTCGCAACACGATCATAGGCTGCCTGACCGTGATGCTCGATCGTGTCCAGCTCGGTCCTCTGCGCATGCCGGCGCTTCCGCAGCACGAGGACCTCTCCCTCTGGTACGACCTCCTCAGGCGGGGGGCGGTGGCGCGAGGAATCCCGAGGGATCTCGCGCTCTATCGCATGGTGCGCGGCTCGGCGTCGAGGAACAGAATCCGGTCCGCGCTCCACATGTGGAAGGTCTATCGCGACCGGGAGAGGCTCTCTCTCCCCTCCGCGCTCCAATGCTACGCCCACTACGCGTGGAACGCCTATTGGAAGGGCCGAATCTAG